A genomic stretch from Bos javanicus breed banteng chromosome 29, ARS-OSU_banteng_1.0, whole genome shotgun sequence includes:
- the RCE1 gene encoding CAAX prenyl protease 2 isoform X15, translating to MEATRAFRSAGALNPSEAASRRAEPTAAPLTFSRSRTGSGSGLEGPSCSHKAALHQCPGGVKSLAPLRATLEGTYRHPGTSLLTLMGFRLEGIFPAALLPLLLTMILFLGPLMQLSMDCPCDLADGLKVVLAPRSWARCLTDMRWLRNQVIAPLTEELVFRACMLPMLAPCTGLGPAVFTCPLFFGVAHFHHIFEQLRFRQSSVGSIFLSAAFQFSYTAVFGAYTAFLFIRTGHLIGPVLCHSFCNYMGFPAVCAALEHPQRRPLLAGYALGVGLFLLLLQPLTDPKLYGSLPLCVLLERAGDSEAPLCS from the exons ATGGAGGCGACGCGGGCCTTCCGCTCTGCTGGGGCCTTGAACCCTTCAGAGGCCGCCTCGCGCCGCGCCGAGCCCACCGCGGCCCCGCTGACCTTTAGCAGAAGCAGGACGGGCTCCGGGAGTGGCCTGGAG GGACCATCCTGCAGTCATAAAGCGGCGCTTCACCAGTGTCCTGGTGGTGTCAAGTCTCTCGCCCCTCTGCGTGCTACTCTGGAGGGAACTTACAGGCATCCAG GCACATCCCTGCTCACCCTGATGGGATTCAGGCTGGAGGGCATTTTCCCAGCAGCgctgctgcccctgctgctgACCATG ATCCTTTTCTTGGGCCCACTGATGCAGCTTTCCATGGATTGCCCCTGTGACCTGGCAGATGGCCTGAAGGTTGTCCTAG CCCCTCGCTCCTGGGCCCGCTGCCTCACAGATATGCGTTGGCTGCGAAACCAAGTGATCGCCCCCctgacagaggagctggtgttcCGGGCCTGCATGCTGCCCATGTTAGCGCCGTGCACAGGCCTGGGCCCTGCTGTGTTCACCTGCCCACTCTTCTTTGGAGTTG CCCATTTTCACCACATTTTTGAGCAGCTTCGTTTCCGCCAGAGCAGTGTGGGGAGCATCTTTCTGTCTGCAG CGTTCCAGTTCTCCTACACAGCTGTCTTCGGTGCCTACACTGCTTTCCTCTTCATCCGCACAG GACACCTGATTGGGCCGGTTCTCTGCCACTCCTTCTGCAATTACATGGGCTTTCCTGCCGTGTGTGCAGCCCTGGAGCATCCGCAGAGGCGGCCCCTGCTGGCAGGCTATGCCCTGGGTGTGGGACTCTTCCTGCTTCTGCTCCAGCCCCTCACGGACCCTAAGCTCTACGGCAGCCTTCCCCTTTGTGTGCTTTTGGAGCGGGCAGGGGACTCAGAGGCTCCCCTGTGCTCCTGA
- the RCE1 gene encoding CAAX prenyl protease 2 isoform X14, producing MAALGGDGFRLLSVSRPERQPESAALGGPGPGLCCWVSVFSCLSLACSYVGSLYVWKSELPRDHPAVIKRRFTSVLVVSSLSPLCVLLWRELTGIQPGTSLLTLMGFRLEGIFPAALLPLLLTMILFLGPLMQLSMDCPCDLADGLKVVLAPRSWARCLTDMRWLRNQVIAPLTEELVFRACMLPMLAPCTGLGPAVFTCPLFFGVAHFHHIFEQLRFRQSSVGSIFLSAAFQFSYTAVFGAYTAFLFIRTGHLIGPVLCHSFCNYMGFPAVCAALEHPQRRPLLAGYALGVGLFLLLLQPLTDPKLYGSLPLCVLLERAGDSEAPLCS from the exons ATGGCGGCGCTGGGCGGGGACGGGTTTCGCCTGCTGTCGGTGTCGCGGCCAGAGCGGCAGCCCGAGTCGGCGGCTCTGGGCGGTCCAGGCCCCGGGCTGTGCTGCTGGGTGTCTGTGTTCTCTTGTCTCAGCCTCGCCTGCTCCTACGTGGGCAGCCTCTACGTCTGGAAGAGCGAGCTGCCCAG GGACCATCCTGCAGTCATAAAGCGGCGCTTCACCAGTGTCCTGGTGGTGTCAAGTCTCTCGCCCCTCTGCGTGCTACTCTGGAGGGAACTTACAGGCATCCAG CCAGGCACATCCCTGCTCACCCTGATGGGATTCAGGCTGGAGGGCATTTTCCCAGCAGCgctgctgcccctgctgctgACCATG ATCCTTTTCTTGGGCCCACTGATGCAGCTTTCCATGGATTGCCCCTGTGACCTGGCAGATGGCCTGAAGGTTGTCCTAG CCCCTCGCTCCTGGGCCCGCTGCCTCACAGATATGCGTTGGCTGCGAAACCAAGTGATCGCCCCCctgacagaggagctggtgttcCGGGCCTGCATGCTGCCCATGTTAGCGCCGTGCACAGGCCTGGGCCCTGCTGTGTTCACCTGCCCACTCTTCTTTGGAGTTG CCCATTTTCACCACATTTTTGAGCAGCTTCGTTTCCGCCAGAGCAGTGTGGGGAGCATCTTTCTGTCTGCAG CGTTCCAGTTCTCCTACACAGCTGTCTTCGGTGCCTACACTGCTTTCCTCTTCATCCGCACAG GACACCTGATTGGGCCGGTTCTCTGCCACTCCTTCTGCAATTACATGGGCTTTCCTGCCGTGTGTGCAGCCCTGGAGCATCCGCAGAGGCGGCCCCTGCTGGCAGGCTATGCCCTGGGTGTGGGACTCTTCCTGCTTCTGCTCCAGCCCCTCACGGACCCTAAGCTCTACGGCAGCCTTCCCCTTTGTGTGCTTTTGGAGCGGGCAGGGGACTCAGAGGCTCCCCTGTGCTCCTGA
- the RCE1 gene encoding CAAX prenyl protease 2 isoform X16, giving the protein MGFRLEGIFPAALLPLLLTMILFLGPLMQLSMDCPCDLADGLKVVLAPRSWARCLTDMRWLRNQVIAPLTEELVFRACMLPMLAPCTGLGPAVFTCPLFFGVAHFHHIFEQLRFRQSSVGSIFLSAAFQFSYTAVFGAYTAFLFIRTGHLIGPVLCHSFCNYMGFPAVCAALEHPQRRPLLAGYALGVGLFLLLLQPLTDPKLYGSLPLCVLLERAGDSEAPLCS; this is encoded by the exons ATGGGATTCAGGCTGGAGGGCATTTTCCCAGCAGCgctgctgcccctgctgctgACCATG ATCCTTTTCTTGGGCCCACTGATGCAGCTTTCCATGGATTGCCCCTGTGACCTGGCAGATGGCCTGAAGGTTGTCCTAG CCCCTCGCTCCTGGGCCCGCTGCCTCACAGATATGCGTTGGCTGCGAAACCAAGTGATCGCCCCCctgacagaggagctggtgttcCGGGCCTGCATGCTGCCCATGTTAGCGCCGTGCACAGGCCTGGGCCCTGCTGTGTTCACCTGCCCACTCTTCTTTGGAGTTG CCCATTTTCACCACATTTTTGAGCAGCTTCGTTTCCGCCAGAGCAGTGTGGGGAGCATCTTTCTGTCTGCAG CGTTCCAGTTCTCCTACACAGCTGTCTTCGGTGCCTACACTGCTTTCCTCTTCATCCGCACAG GACACCTGATTGGGCCGGTTCTCTGCCACTCCTTCTGCAATTACATGGGCTTTCCTGCCGTGTGTGCAGCCCTGGAGCATCCGCAGAGGCGGCCCCTGCTGGCAGGCTATGCCCTGGGTGTGGGACTCTTCCTGCTTCTGCTCCAGCCCCTCACGGACCCTAAGCTCTACGGCAGCCTTCCCCTTTGTGTGCTTTTGGAGCGGGCAGGGGACTCAGAGGCTCCCCTGTGCTCCTGA